A genomic region of Sideroxydans sp. CL21 contains the following coding sequences:
- the dsrK gene encoding sulfate reduction electron transfer complex DsrMKJOP subunit DsrK encodes MADITAPAYRVFPIIPALKPGAMEGKGPFVAGEKLNEALGFPGQLVEDWHDRAIGKMGDLLSKYRSLKVFMDACVHCGACSDKCHYFIGTQDPKNMPVARQDLLRSVYRRYFTLPGKLFPKLVGARDLTREVLDEWYNYFNQCSECRRCSVFCPYGIDTAEITMAAREILDTVGYGQKYSNEIIGKVHKIGNNLGLPGPALLDTLEGLEEDVKDATGIDVRFPMDVKGAEVLLITPSADFFAEPHIDSLIGYAKVFHATGTSWTLSSMSSEAGNFGMFIGNYDQLRTIAMRIRQAALELGVKRIVVGECGHAWRVAYSFWNTLTGVGEGADANDRFAQMLQKQLDHRYKQPAHICEFTWDMIQDNRLTFDKSANDKHIITFHDSCNVARGSSMGDLPGGQFEIPRNIIRAVANNFVEMAPNTTREQTFCCGGGGGLLTDDLLELRVKGALPRMEVLQQAVDEHGVNFMATICAICKAQFTKIMPIYGFDRKMVGGVHQLVSNAIQLGPK; translated from the coding sequence ATGGCGGACATAACAGCACCGGCCTATCGCGTATTCCCCATCATCCCCGCATTGAAGCCGGGAGCGATGGAAGGAAAGGGGCCATTTGTTGCAGGCGAAAAGCTCAACGAAGCCCTCGGTTTTCCAGGCCAACTGGTGGAAGACTGGCATGACCGCGCCATCGGCAAGATGGGCGATTTGCTGTCCAAATACCGTTCTCTAAAAGTATTCATGGATGCCTGCGTGCATTGCGGCGCATGCTCCGACAAATGCCATTATTTTATCGGCACGCAAGACCCGAAGAACATGCCGGTGGCGCGTCAGGACCTGCTGCGCAGCGTCTATCGCCGCTACTTTACATTGCCCGGCAAGCTGTTTCCAAAACTGGTTGGGGCGCGCGATCTGACGCGGGAAGTGCTGGACGAGTGGTACAACTATTTTAACCAGTGTTCCGAATGCCGGCGCTGCTCGGTGTTCTGTCCCTACGGCATCGATACTGCCGAAATCACCATGGCCGCGCGCGAGATACTCGATACCGTCGGCTACGGACAGAAATATTCCAACGAGATCATCGGCAAGGTACACAAAATCGGCAACAACCTCGGCCTGCCCGGCCCGGCGTTGCTCGATACGCTGGAAGGTCTGGAAGAAGACGTCAAGGATGCAACCGGCATTGATGTGCGTTTTCCAATGGACGTGAAGGGGGCGGAAGTGCTGCTCATCACGCCGTCCGCCGACTTTTTCGCCGAGCCGCATATCGACAGCCTGATCGGTTACGCAAAAGTATTCCATGCCACAGGTACCAGCTGGACGCTATCGTCGATGTCGTCCGAGGCGGGCAATTTCGGCATGTTCATCGGGAATTACGACCAGCTCCGCACCATCGCCATGCGTATCCGCCAGGCAGCGCTGGAGCTGGGCGTAAAGCGTATCGTGGTCGGAGAATGCGGGCATGCGTGGCGTGTAGCCTACAGCTTCTGGAATACCCTGACCGGGGTTGGAGAAGGTGCGGATGCCAACGATCGGTTCGCCCAGATGCTGCAAAAACAACTGGATCATCGCTACAAGCAACCGGCTCATATCTGCGAATTCACTTGGGACATGATTCAGGATAATCGTCTGACCTTCGACAAGTCGGCCAACGATAAGCACATCATCACCTTCCACGACTCCTGCAATGTGGCACGCGGCTCGAGCATGGGCGATCTGCCCGGCGGGCAATTCGAGATTCCGCGCAACATCATCAGGGCGGTTGCCAACAACTTCGTCGAGATGGCACCCAATACCACGCGCGAACAGACCTTCTGCTGCGGCGGCGGCGGCGGACTGCTTACCGACGATCTGCTTGAGCTGCGTGTGAAGGGGGCGCTGCCGCGTATGGAAGTGTTGCAGCAGGCAGTTGATGAGCACGGCGTCAATTTTATGGCGACTATATGCGCCATCTGCAAGGCACAATTTACCAAAATCATGCCCATCTACGGTTTCGACAGAAAAATGGTGGGCGGCGTGCATCAACTGGTGAGCAATGCGATCCAGTTAGGACCGAAATAA
- a CDS encoding NAD(P)-binding protein: MSVVSETPLKITFRRYKDGDSKAVRFNQQIFQASHTYKCPTYIQSTPPCQGSCPAGEDIRGYLAIVRGTEKPPVGADGKPTMPWQEYAWRRLTEANPFPSVMGRVCPAPCETGCNRNEVEDHVGINSVEHFLGEYAIANKLKFNKPAQTTGKKVAILGAGPAGLSCAYQLALKGHEVTVFDEHEFLGGMMRYGIPGFRTPREVLDAEIQRILDLGVKTRMKTRVGTDITMEQIRKDFDAVFLGMGAQAGRALPIADSTAPNVVTATAFLKAFNDGRLQHVGKRVVVVGGGDTSIDVATVARRLGHIEHAKPTDAELAIAGRLAHDVADISAKQGAEVTLTSIFNIDKMQANKHEIEQALAEGIHIIGSLAPVGLVRDANGRATALRVVKCEAKMAGGKLEIKNIEGSEHDIEADLIVSAIGQAVDFTGLEQFNNGKGAVSTDRNYVVNGQPGVFAGGDVIRPHLLTTAIGHGSIAADGIHHYMNGQELEKRPKIDAHQFDLIRKLAEKGLEPKENHEPMRGTCDSNAAVHNFDNRSDRYIIPHDKLFLGHFSYVARNQRAVTTLDKESALGNFQDRLGVLDEKQTVAEAKRCMSCGMCFECDNCVVYCPQTAVYRVKKTESTLGRYVATDYDKCIGCHICADVCPTGYIQMGLGE, encoded by the coding sequence ATGTCAGTAGTGAGCGAAACCCCGTTGAAAATCACATTCCGTCGTTACAAGGACGGCGATAGCAAAGCCGTTCGCTTTAACCAGCAGATTTTTCAGGCCAGCCATACCTACAAATGTCCGACTTATATACAGTCCACGCCACCATGCCAGGGAAGCTGCCCGGCGGGTGAAGACATTCGCGGATATCTGGCCATCGTGCGTGGTACCGAAAAGCCGCCTGTCGGTGCAGACGGCAAGCCGACAATGCCCTGGCAAGAGTACGCGTGGCGCCGTTTGACTGAAGCCAACCCGTTCCCTTCGGTGATGGGGCGCGTATGTCCGGCTCCGTGCGAAACAGGTTGTAATCGCAACGAAGTGGAAGACCATGTCGGTATCAATTCGGTCGAACATTTCCTGGGCGAATACGCGATCGCCAACAAACTCAAATTCAACAAGCCTGCCCAAACAACAGGAAAGAAAGTCGCTATCCTCGGTGCCGGCCCGGCCGGCCTGTCCTGCGCCTATCAACTGGCGTTAAAAGGACACGAAGTTACCGTATTTGACGAACATGAATTTTTGGGCGGGATGATGCGTTACGGCATTCCCGGATTCCGTACGCCGCGCGAAGTATTGGATGCTGAAATCCAGCGCATACTCGATCTGGGTGTGAAGACGCGCATGAAGACGCGCGTCGGTACCGACATTACGATGGAGCAGATTCGAAAAGATTTCGACGCAGTGTTCCTCGGTATGGGTGCACAAGCCGGTCGTGCATTGCCTATCGCCGATAGTACTGCTCCCAACGTTGTGACTGCGACTGCCTTCCTGAAAGCCTTTAACGATGGGCGTCTGCAGCATGTTGGCAAGCGCGTGGTAGTGGTGGGTGGCGGAGATACTTCCATCGACGTGGCGACTGTAGCGCGTCGTCTCGGTCACATCGAGCATGCCAAACCGACCGATGCCGAACTCGCCATCGCCGGAAGACTGGCACACGATGTCGCTGATATTTCCGCCAAACAAGGTGCTGAAGTCACGCTGACCTCGATTTTCAACATTGACAAGATGCAGGCCAACAAGCACGAAATAGAGCAGGCACTTGCCGAAGGCATCCATATCATCGGTAGTCTGGCACCTGTCGGTCTTGTGCGCGACGCTAACGGTCGTGCCACGGCACTGCGAGTGGTGAAGTGCGAAGCCAAGATGGCGGGCGGCAAGCTGGAGATCAAGAACATCGAAGGCAGCGAACATGACATCGAAGCCGACCTTATCGTTTCTGCGATCGGTCAGGCGGTCGATTTCACCGGACTGGAACAATTCAACAATGGCAAGGGTGCTGTCTCCACAGACCGCAATTACGTCGTGAACGGACAGCCCGGCGTATTCGCCGGCGGCGACGTGATTCGCCCGCATCTGCTCACCACCGCTATCGGCCACGGCTCCATCGCGGCCGACGGTATCCACCACTACATGAATGGACAGGAACTGGAAAAACGTCCCAAGATCGACGCGCACCAATTCGATCTGATCAGGAAATTGGCTGAAAAAGGTCTCGAGCCTAAGGAAAATCACGAGCCGATGCGCGGCACCTGCGATTCCAACGCCGCGGTACATAATTTCGACAACCGTTCCGACCGCTACATCATTCCGCATGACAAGCTGTTCCTCGGGCACTTCTCTTATGTGGCTCGCAACCAACGGGCGGTTACCACACTCGATAAGGAAAGTGCATTGGGCAACTTCCAGGATCGTTTGGGAGTGCTGGATGAGAAGCAGACCGTTGCCGAAGCCAAGCGTTGTATGAGCTGCGGCATGTGTTTCGAGTGCGACAACTGTGTTGTGTATTGCCCGCAGACTGCCGTGTATCGCGTCAAGAAGACCGAGTCTACCTTGGGGCGTTACGTTGCTACCGACTATGACAAGTGCATCGGTTGCCACATTTGCGCAGACGTATGTCCGACTGGCTATATCCAAATGGGCTTGGGCGAATAA
- the dsrO gene encoding sulfate reduction electron transfer complex DsrMKJOP subunit DsrO — MSDHDTQRRQFLKTSLGAAAVAIAPGMLLFDTAHGKTEAASSKVRWGMLIDTAQCKTGCNDCVTACNKENGLSGGTLPTDSQWIRKIDIKDISSGRETSLPMMCQHCEEPPCVDVCPTGASFKRADGIVLVDRHRCIGCRYCMMACPYKARSFVHEPLHDQKPEVPRGKGTVESCTLCVHRIDEGKQTACSQACPNKAILFGNLNDANSEIAQKIRSVVSVQVRADMQLNPGIRYQGL, encoded by the coding sequence ATGAGCGATCACGATACACAACGCAGACAATTCCTGAAGACATCCCTAGGTGCTGCGGCGGTCGCCATCGCACCGGGCATGTTGTTGTTCGATACCGCACACGGTAAAACGGAAGCTGCCAGCAGCAAGGTGCGCTGGGGCATGCTGATCGATACTGCACAGTGCAAGACCGGCTGCAACGATTGCGTCACCGCTTGCAACAAGGAAAATGGATTGTCGGGAGGAACGTTACCTACCGATTCGCAATGGATACGCAAGATTGATATCAAGGACATCAGCAGTGGGCGCGAAACGTCGCTGCCTATGATGTGCCAGCATTGTGAGGAGCCCCCCTGCGTGGATGTCTGCCCAACCGGTGCTTCATTCAAGCGTGCGGATGGGATCGTTCTGGTGGACAGGCATCGTTGCATCGGTTGCCGTTATTGCATGATGGCTTGCCCGTACAAGGCACGTTCCTTTGTGCATGAGCCGTTGCATGATCAGAAACCGGAAGTGCCGCGCGGCAAGGGCACAGTCGAATCCTGTACTTTATGCGTGCACCGTATCGATGAAGGGAAACAGACTGCGTGCTCGCAAGCGTGTCCGAACAAAGCCATTCTGTTTGGCAATCTGAATGATGCGAACAGCGAGATAGCCCAGAAGATACGCAGCGTCGTTTCCGTTCAGGTACGTGCTGATATGCAGCTGAATCCAGGCATCCGTTACCAGGGACTCTAA
- the nrfD gene encoding NrfD/PsrC family molybdoenzyme membrane anchor subunit has protein sequence MVDLYALRHKNRLYYVLLAIAGLFILAGLYAVHMMESHGHIITGMNNQIVWGMPHVFAIFLIVAASGVLNVASIGSVFGKAIYKARAPLASLLSIAMLAGGLTVLMLDLGRPDRVIVAATNFNLTSVFAWNVVLYSGMFSLVIVYLWTMMERRMNPWNKAAGLAVFAWRFILTTGTGLIFAFLTARQAYGSAILPPMFIVLSFAWGLAVFHVVQTVIYAWNEKTLDADILRRKKNLLGVFIIGSLYMVAVYHMTNLYFAHKSAFENFILRDGGVFPNLFWWGYIVIGNLLPLLLIYVPGLGKAKCVMAASTLVVLGALSLLYVFIIGGQAFPLDIFPGFEVKSSFGDGQISSYHPSIYEFLLGIGGLAIAFVITTVGVRVLDFMPHDKPYVAD, from the coding sequence ATGGTTGATCTTTACGCATTGCGTCACAAGAACCGTTTGTACTACGTGCTGCTTGCAATTGCAGGGCTGTTCATTCTGGCCGGGCTATATGCCGTACACATGATGGAATCGCACGGTCACATCATCACCGGCATGAACAACCAGATCGTGTGGGGCATGCCGCATGTATTCGCGATCTTTTTGATCGTTGCAGCTTCCGGAGTGCTTAACGTCGCCTCGATCGGATCGGTGTTTGGCAAGGCCATCTACAAGGCGCGCGCACCTCTGGCCAGTCTGCTGTCCATTGCCATGCTGGCAGGCGGCCTGACCGTCCTGATGCTGGATCTGGGCAGGCCGGACCGCGTCATCGTGGCGGCAACCAATTTCAATTTAACCTCGGTATTTGCCTGGAATGTGGTGTTGTACTCGGGCATGTTCTCGCTCGTGATCGTCTACCTGTGGACGATGATGGAGCGCCGCATGAATCCCTGGAACAAGGCAGCGGGATTGGCTGTTTTTGCCTGGCGCTTCATCCTCACCACCGGTACCGGCCTGATCTTCGCCTTTCTGACCGCGCGCCAAGCATACGGGTCGGCCATTTTGCCGCCGATGTTCATCGTGTTGTCGTTCGCATGGGGATTGGCCGTGTTCCATGTGGTGCAGACAGTGATCTATGCCTGGAACGAAAAGACGCTTGATGCCGACATTCTGCGCCGCAAAAAGAATCTGCTCGGGGTGTTCATCATCGGTTCGCTGTACATGGTGGCGGTTTACCATATGACCAACCTGTATTTCGCGCACAAATCCGCCTTTGAGAATTTCATCCTGCGCGATGGCGGTGTCTTCCCGAATCTGTTCTGGTGGGGATATATCGTGATCGGCAATCTGTTGCCTTTGCTGTTGATCTATGTTCCCGGTCTGGGCAAAGCCAAGTGTGTCATGGCGGCTTCAACGCTGGTGGTTCTGGGAGCCTTGTCGCTGCTGTATGTATTCATCATCGGCGGACAGGCTTTTCCGCTCGACATCTTCCCGGGCTTCGAGGTCAAAAGCAGCTTCGGTGACGGGCAGATTTCCTCCTATCATCCATCCATCTACGAATTCCTGCTGGGTATCGGCGGTCTGGCGATTGCTTTCGTGATCACGACTGTCGGCGTGCGTGTTCTGGATTTCATGCCGCATGACAAGCCCTACGTAGCAGATTAA
- a CDS encoding cobyrinate a,c-diamide synthase has protein sequence MNRMLISAAHKSSGKTMVSIGLCAALAARGHVVQPFKKGPDYIDPMWLSQAAGHACRNLDLYLMENDDIVATFARHSAEVNLVEGNKGLYDGLALDGSNSNAALAKLLDLPVMLVIDARGMTRGIAPLILGYQAFDRDINIAGVILNNLGGSRHESKLRAVIEHYTDVPVIGAIHHDERLSIVERHLGLMPSNESHVATSKIKQIGEAIAEQVDLEMLLALSQKEPLAIPHHSPHSNSLPEGERANVNNIIKFPAVVSPLPCGEKVRIGIARDRSFGFYYADDLDALEAAGAELVPFDALRDAQLPEVDGLYIGGGFPETCATELEANVALRSGIKKAIECGMPAYAECGGLMYLSRGIEYQGHTYQMVGAIPGDVKMHDKPIGRGYVHLKEDETHPWPRPSTPAKQIKAHEFHYSSLENLPPDSRFAYHVERGYGIDGDRDGLIVHNLLASYTHLRTIGSCYWATRFVAFVRRCKEQQTVSTLTNEKAI, from the coding sequence ATGAACCGTATGCTGATCTCGGCAGCACATAAATCCTCCGGGAAAACGATGGTCAGCATCGGCCTTTGCGCGGCGCTTGCGGCGCGCGGTCATGTTGTGCAGCCGTTCAAGAAAGGTCCCGATTATATCGACCCGATGTGGCTCAGCCAGGCTGCCGGACATGCCTGCCGCAATCTCGATCTGTACCTGATGGAAAACGACGATATCGTCGCCACCTTTGCACGCCACAGTGCGGAAGTGAATCTGGTCGAGGGCAACAAGGGTTTGTACGATGGTTTGGCGTTGGACGGCAGCAACAGCAATGCGGCCTTGGCCAAACTGCTCGACCTGCCCGTGATGCTGGTCATTGACGCGCGCGGCATGACGCGCGGCATCGCACCGCTGATCCTTGGCTATCAGGCGTTCGACCGCGACATCAATATCGCCGGGGTCATCCTCAACAATCTCGGCGGCAGCCGGCACGAATCCAAGCTGCGCGCCGTCATCGAACATTACACCGATGTGCCGGTGATCGGTGCTATCCATCACGACGAGCGCCTCAGCATCGTCGAGCGCCATCTCGGCCTGATGCCCAGCAACGAGTCGCATGTGGCCACATCCAAGATCAAGCAGATCGGTGAAGCTATTGCGGAACAGGTTGACCTTGAGATGTTGCTCGCGCTGTCGCAAAAAGAACCGCTCGCGATCCCGCACCACAGCCCTCACTCCAACTCTCTCCCAGAGGGAGAGAGGGCAAACGTGAATAACATTATTAAATTTCCTGCCGTAGTCAGTCCGTTGCCGTGCGGCGAGAAAGTGCGCATCGGTATCGCACGCGACCGTTCCTTCGGTTTTTACTATGCTGACGACCTGGATGCACTGGAAGCGGCGGGAGCGGAACTGGTACCGTTCGACGCCTTGCGCGATGCACAATTACCGGAAGTGGATGGACTCTATATCGGAGGCGGCTTTCCGGAAACCTGCGCAACCGAACTGGAAGCAAATGTGGCATTGCGTTCCGGTATCAAGAAAGCTATCGAATGCGGCATGCCGGCCTATGCGGAATGCGGCGGATTGATGTATCTGTCACGCGGTATCGAGTATCAGGGACATACTTACCAGATGGTCGGAGCGATCCCTGGCGATGTAAAGATGCACGACAAACCGATTGGTCGCGGCTATGTACATCTCAAGGAAGACGAAACACATCCCTGGCCGCGACCGAGTACACCCGCCAAACAGATCAAAGCGCACGAGTTTCACTATTCCAGCCTGGAGAACCTTCCGCCGGATAGCCGCTTCGCTTACCATGTCGAGCGCGGTTATGGCATCGATGGAGACCGGGACGGGCTTATCGTGCATAACCTGCTGGCTTCCTATACCCATCTGCGCACCATCGGCAGTTGCTACTGGGCCACCCGTTTCGTCGCTTTTGTGCGGCGATGCAAGGAGCAGCAAACGGTATCCACATTAACCAACGAGAAAGCAATATGA
- a CDS encoding DUF4202 domain-containing protein, translating into MTQERYQAAIAAFDKANAEDPNKEMSNGKEYPKELLYAQRMTDMQERYVPEASEAVKLAVRAQHIQRWKSPRSNFPMDRNGYLQWRTGLYKFHAETAGNLMKQVGYDDEMIDRVKTIISKKALKVNPETQLMEDVVDLVFIEYYMIGFASGHPEYDEAKWIEIIKKTWNKMSSRAHDFALAGKIKLPEALVPLILKAVKG; encoded by the coding sequence ATGACTCAAGAACGCTATCAAGCCGCCATCGCTGCCTTTGACAAGGCGAATGCCGAAGACCCGAACAAGGAAATGTCCAATGGCAAGGAATATCCAAAGGAATTGCTGTACGCACAGCGCATGACCGATATGCAGGAACGTTATGTGCCTGAAGCATCAGAAGCTGTAAAACTCGCCGTGCGCGCCCAGCACATCCAGCGCTGGAAAAGTCCGCGCAGCAACTTCCCCATGGATCGCAATGGTTATCTGCAGTGGCGCACCGGCTTGTACAAGTTTCACGCCGAGACCGCCGGCAATCTGATGAAGCAGGTTGGCTACGACGACGAAATGATAGATCGTGTAAAAACGATCATCAGCAAGAAAGCACTCAAGGTCAATCCGGAGACTCAGTTGATGGAAGACGTGGTGGATCTGGTGTTCATCGAGTATTACATGATCGGTTTTGCCAGCGGCCATCCGGAGTATGACGAAGCCAAGTGGATAGAGATCATCAAAAAGACTTGGAACAAGATGTCTTCCCGCGCGCACGATTTCGCATTGGCAGGCAAGATCAAGCTGCCTGAAGCACTGGTGCCCTTGATCCTCAAAGCAGTCAAGGGATAA